AGAAGAAGCAAAAAACATTAAAAAATCAATAGCTATCTTACAAGACCTTCAGGGAGTTAAAATTAGAATAAGTGATGTGGAAAATGAAGAAATTCACTTAAATGATGGAATGATAGTAGAAATTTATTCTGGTAACGAAGTTTCAAACACAAATAGAATCTTTATTTCTTATCCATCCCTGATAGAAGATGTAGAGCCTGGAGAAGATATTCTAATAGATGATGGAATTTTGAAAATTAAAGTAATTGATAAACTTCAAGATAGATTAATTGGACAAGTCATAGAAGGAGGGATTCTTAAATCCAGAAAAGGTATAAATCTTCCATTTACAAGAACTTCTATAAGTTCTTTTACAGAAAAAGATAAATCTGATCTTCTTTTCGGAATTAAAATGGATGTGGACTATGTTGCTGTATCCTTTGTAAGAAATGCAGATGATATTGAATTAATTAAAGAATGGGCAAATGAAAAAAATATTGTTCTACCTCCTGTAATTGCTAAGATAGAAAAAAGAGAGGCGCTCAAAAAAATTCATGAAATTCTTGATGTCACTGATGGAATAATGGTAGCCAGAGGAGATCTTGGCGTTGAACTTCCTGCTGAAGAAGTTCCCTTTTATCAAAAGATGCTTATAGATATTGCAAATCAAAGGAAAAAGATTGTTATAACAGCAACACAGATGCTTGAATCAATGACAGAACATTCAAGACCAACCAGAGCAGAAGCAAGTGATGTTGCAAATGCGGTTCTTGACGGAACAGATGCGCTTATGCTTTCTGCAGAGACAGCCAGCGGAAAATATCCTGTTGAATCAGTTAAAACAATGAGTTCAATTATAAGTTTTACAGAAGAAAGTTTTTCAGATAAAATTGCTACTGCATTTAAAGTTAGTAAATATTTTCCTGAAGCTATTGCCTCGGGAGCTGTTAGAGTAGCTCAGGATATAGAAGCAAAAGCTATTGTTGTTTTTACTTACTCAGGATTTTCAGCATTGCTTATTTCTAAACTGAGACCTTTTATGCCTGTAGTAGCATTTACTCCTGATGAAAAGGTATACAGAAGACTCTCACTTTTATGGGCTGTTATCCCTATGCACATATCTAAAAAAATTGATATGATAGACAATTTATTTTTAAAAGAAACTGAAACAGAACTGAAAAAATTAAATCTTGTTAAAGATGGTGATGCAGTTGTATTTGTAGCGAGTTCGCCTTTTTTAGGAAACAGAAATGTGGTAAGACTTCATAAGGTTGGTGATCCTTTATAAAATCAAATCTGAATAAGGATAATTTTTAAGATACGTTATAAACTCTTCAACGGCAGGAGAAAGAATTGTATTCTTCGGTAAAATAATATAAAAATCTCTTGTTATCTTACCTTCTTTAAGCTTAAGAATTCTTAAATTTCCACATGATACTTCTTTACGAATAGCCCACTTGGATACTATAGAAAGTCCAATGCCTCTTTCAACTGCTTCTTTAATGGAGCCAGTACTTCCAAGAATAAGTGATATATGTAAATCAGAAACGCTAAGTCCGTGTTCTGCTAAAAATTTTTCAATTATAACTCTTGTGCTTGAACCTTCCTCTCTTATTACAAATGGTTCTTTCACAACATCATACAATGAAACAGACTTTTGATTATTAAGAGGATGATCCGCAGAGCAAATCACGCATAGCTCATCTGATATAATGGAGTCCACGATAAATTTGCTTTTTCCAGGCATTTCAGAAATAATTCCAAAATCTATCATGCTTGAATTAAGCATTTCAAGAATTTTTTTTGCATTACCTATAGAAACGCTTACTCTAATTTTGGGGTGTCTTTTTTTGAAATCAACAGCTACAGCAGGCAGAATATAGTTACCAACAGTTGTTCCTGCTCCGATTTTTACACATCCTTTTATTAATCCTGTTATTTTACTTATTTCTTTTGCTGCTTCAGCATACATTGTTAGAATTTGTTTAGCATATTTGTAGAGTATCTCACCTGCTGGGGTTAGCGTAATACTGCCTGAGGAACGGTCAAATAGTTTGGTTTCATATAATTCTTCCAGTGCCTGAATTTGAAGACTCACTGCAGGCTGCGTAAGATGAATAATTTCTGAAGTTTTAGAAAAACTTTTTGTTTCAGCTACTGTACAGAATACTTTTAATTTGTGATCTTCCATGAGCAAGTTTATTTTAGCATAAAAAAAATTAATAGGCAAGACAAAATATACCTTGATGCTTGACAATGATTATATACTCTATTTTATTATAAAAATAAAATAATAGGGGGGTTAGGTATAATGGAAAAAGATAAGACAAAGCTTATTCAAAGATTCAGAAGAATTGAAGGGCAGATTAGGGGACTTCAAAGGATGATAGAAAGTGGGCGAGCCTGTGAAGAGATTATAACCCAGTTTGCTTCAATTAATGGAGCATTAAAGAGTGCTGGTTTTTTGATTGTGATGTATTATCTTAATGACTGTTTAATGCGTAAAGCAGATTCTGTTGAAAATCTTGAAAAGGAAGTAGAAAAAGTTATAAAAACCTATATATCTTCTATGTAAGGAGGTGTTGTCTATGCCTTTATATGAGTATAAATGTAAAAGATGTAAAACAACTTTTCAAGTTTTAAAACCTGTAAGTGAAAGAGATAAGTCTGAAAAATGTCCTGATTGTGGAAGTAGTGAAACTGAAAGATTAATTTCTCTATTTACGAGCAATGCTACGACATGCAGTCCTTATGTTCATACAGGTGGTTGAAGAATAAGATAATCAGCAGTTTGCTGAGGGAGGAAGAAAAATGGAGATTTCAAGAAGAGGATTTTTAGCATTATCATCAGCTATAGGCGCATCTTTGTTATTGGGAAATAATGCAGAGGCAGTTGAAGGTAAGTATGCGACATTAATTGACCTTACTAAATGCGATGGTTGTAAAGATGAGCCTATCCCAAGATGTGTAAAAGCATGTAGAGAATACAATAAAGATAGATTCCCAGAACCCAAAAAGCCTATTCAGCCTTATTGGCCAAGAAAAACCTATGAAGACTGGTCAGACAAAAAAAATAAAATTGATACCTTGACTCCCTATAACTGGATTTTTGTTCAAAAACTCAATGTTGATGGGCAAGAGATTAATATTCCAAGAAGGTGTATGCATTGCGATAATCCTCCATGTGTGAGAGAATGTCCCTTTGGTGCTTTAACCAAGCAGCCTGAGGGTAATTCTGTGATAAATGATAAAATCTGCTTTGGTGGTGCTAAATGTAGAGATGTCTGTCCATGGCATATTCCTCAGAGACAAGCAGGTGTTGGTATATATTTACAAATTCTTCCTAAGTATGCTGGAGGTGGGGTTATGTATAAATGTGACCTTTGTAAAGATAAAATCAGAAAAGGCGAGGAGCCTGCCTGCGTTACAGCATGTAGAGACCGACTTAAAGAAAATGCGGTTTTCAGTTTTGGTGAAAGAAAAGCTATTTATGAACTTGCATACAGAAAAGCTCAAGAAGAAGGACTTTATATTTATGGAGATAAACAAAATGGAGGAACATCAACGCTTTATATTTCAAAAATTCCTTTTGAAGCAATAGAAAAAGTTTTAAAAGCAAAAAAAGAAAAATTTCAAATGCCTGTAAAGGTTGAAAATAAAATAGAATCAAAATTCAATCCAATTGGAAAATTGGTTTTAGCTTCAGGATTTATTTCAATGGCTGCAGCTTTTATAGGAGCTCTTTCTTCCAGAAAAACTAAAAAGGAGGATGAAACCAATGAGAAATAAAATAAAAAGACATAGCATAATTGAAATTATTGAACACTGGAGTATAGCCTTGTCTGGAATAATTTTACTTTTTACTGGGCTTGGTTGCCTTCCTCTTTACAAGAGATATTATATAACTGATTTGCCTGGATTTGCATGGACTGGTGATTTTTATAATGTCACATTGATTCATTATATTGCTTCAATAGTGTTTGTAGCAGGTGTAATTTTTCATGTTTTTTATCATGGATTAAGAAAAGATTTCGCTCTCTTGCCTAAAAAGGGTGATTTGTCTCAAAGCATTAAAGTGCTATTAGCAATGATTGGAATTGGTAAAGAACCTCCATCAGACAAATATCTGCCCGAGCAAAGAATTGCTTATGTTGGAATTGGCTTGATAGTTTTGATTTTGACAGTTACAGGTATTATAAAAGTTCTTAAAAATCTTGAATGGATTGTGCTTTCTCCAGGGTTAGAATCAATTAATACATTGGTTCATACTCTAACAGGTTTTTTATTTATAATTGCATTTTTTGTTCATGTTGCAACAGTTATTTTATTTAAATCAAACTGGCCACTGCTAAAAAGTATGTTCACAGGATGGGTT
The Thermodesulfovibrio yellowstonii DSM 11347 DNA segment above includes these coding regions:
- a CDS encoding FmdB family zinc ribbon protein, giving the protein MPLYEYKCKRCKTTFQVLKPVSERDKSEKCPDCGSSETERLISLFTSNATTCSPYVHTGG
- a CDS encoding selenium metabolism-associated LysR family transcriptional regulator, with amino-acid sequence MEDHKLKVFCTVAETKSFSKTSEIIHLTQPAVSLQIQALEELYETKLFDRSSGSITLTPAGEILYKYAKQILTMYAEAAKEISKITGLIKGCVKIGAGTTVGNYILPAVAVDFKKRHPKIRVSVSIGNAKKILEMLNSSMIDFGIISEMPGKSKFIVDSIISDELCVICSADHPLNNQKSVSLYDVVKEPFVIREEGSSTRVIIEKFLAEHGLSVSDLHISLILGSTGSIKEAVERGIGLSIVSKWAIRKEVSCGNLRILKLKEGKITRDFYIILPKNTILSPAVEEFITYLKNYPYSDLIL
- a CDS encoding formate dehydrogenase subunit gamma; its protein translation is MRNKIKRHSIIEIIEHWSIALSGIILLFTGLGCLPLYKRYYITDLPGFAWTGDFYNVTLIHYIASIVFVAGVIFHVFYHGLRKDFALLPKKGDLSQSIKVLLAMIGIGKEPPSDKYLPEQRIAYVGIGLIVLILTVTGIIKVLKNLEWIVLSPGLESINTLVHTLTGFLFIIAFFVHVATVILFKSNWPLLKSMFTGWVDEEYVKQRHSIWYKKIKMH
- a CDS encoding 4Fe-4S dicluster domain-containing protein, which codes for MEISRRGFLALSSAIGASLLLGNNAEAVEGKYATLIDLTKCDGCKDEPIPRCVKACREYNKDRFPEPKKPIQPYWPRKTYEDWSDKKNKIDTLTPYNWIFVQKLNVDGQEINIPRRCMHCDNPPCVRECPFGALTKQPEGNSVINDKICFGGAKCRDVCPWHIPQRQAGVGIYLQILPKYAGGGVMYKCDLCKDKIRKGEEPACVTACRDRLKENAVFSFGERKAIYELAYRKAQEEGLYIYGDKQNGGTSTLYISKIPFEAIEKVLKAKKEKFQMPVKVENKIESKFNPIGKLVLASGFISMAAAFIGALSSRKTKKEDETNEK
- the pyk gene encoding pyruvate kinase, which codes for MKKAKIVCTIGPSSENREIIRRMIESGMDVARLNFSHGNYEWFENIIKTIREEAKNIKKSIAILQDLQGVKIRISDVENEEIHLNDGMIVEIYSGNEVSNTNRIFISYPSLIEDVEPGEDILIDDGILKIKVIDKLQDRLIGQVIEGGILKSRKGINLPFTRTSISSFTEKDKSDLLFGIKMDVDYVAVSFVRNADDIELIKEWANEKNIVLPPVIAKIEKREALKKIHEILDVTDGIMVARGDLGVELPAEEVPFYQKMLIDIANQRKKIVITATQMLESMTEHSRPTRAEASDVANAVLDGTDALMLSAETASGKYPVESVKTMSSIISFTEESFSDKIATAFKVSKYFPEAIASGAVRVAQDIEAKAIVVFTYSGFSALLISKLRPFMPVVAFTPDEKVYRRLSLLWAVIPMHISKKIDMIDNLFLKETETELKKLNLVKDGDAVVFVASSPFLGNRNVVRLHKVGDPL
- a CDS encoding metal-sensitive transcriptional regulator, which gives rise to MEKDKTKLIQRFRRIEGQIRGLQRMIESGRACEEIITQFASINGALKSAGFLIVMYYLNDCLMRKADSVENLEKEVEKVIKTYISSM